A single region of the Desulfobacterales bacterium genome encodes:
- a CDS encoding ATP synthase subunit I: MDTIRESEKKYCSRAMALSIISGLLFIFIGYKPICKGLILGTFFSILNFILIGETIYLRNGKSKKSLFIQSLGSIIIRYVLLAIPIVISIKMSQFNFFAVIVGIFMVQIIILFEHVFNLETFKKEKNEV, encoded by the coding sequence ATGGATACAATAAGGGAATCCGAAAAAAAATACTGTTCACGCGCTATGGCTTTATCTATAATTAGTGGGTTACTCTTTATCTTTATCGGGTATAAGCCAATATGCAAAGGACTTATCCTTGGGACTTTTTTTAGTATTTTAAATTTTATATTAATTGGAGAAACTATATATTTAAGAAACGGAAAAAGTAAAAAAAGTTTATTTATTCAGTCTTTAGGTTCTATTATAATAAGGTATGTTCTGCTTGCAATACCTATAGTTATAAGTATTAAAATGTCCCAATTCAATTTTTTTGCTGTTATAGTGGGTATATTCATGGTACAAATAATTATTTTATTTGAGCATGTTTTTAATCTTGAAACCTTTAAAAAAGAAAAAAATGAGGTTTAA
- a CDS encoding AtpZ/AtpI family protein, protein MTINYKKNKVWIENLQIITQLGLTMVGCILFCFFIGRYIDIKLETKGIFSIIFIILGIVGGANTVYRQILEIIEPKNKKDKEDSNS, encoded by the coding sequence ATGACTATAAATTATAAAAAAAATAAAGTATGGATTGAAAATCTTCAAATTATCACTCAATTAGGCCTTACAATGGTGGGCTGCATTTTATTTTGTTTTTTCATTGGAAGATACATTGATATAAAGCTTGAAACAAAGGGGATTTTTTCAATAATATTTATAATTTTAGGTATAGTTGGCGGAGCGAACACAGTTTATAGACAAATTTTAGAAATAATTGAACCGAAAAACAAAAAAGATAAGGAAGACAGCAATAGCTAA